The DNA window GAAGAGGATGAAGTTGGCGTCGCTTGGCACCGGGGTGAACCCGAGGCCCAGCAACGATTCGGACACCCTGTCCCGCTCGGCGGCGAGCTTGGCCACCGAGGCGAGCGTGGCGTCGGCGTGCCGCAGCGCCGCGCGCGCGGCGGCCTGGGTGAGCGAGGACAGGTGGTACGGCAGCCGGACGAGCTGCAACGCGTCCACAATGGCCGGTGCCGCGGCGAGGTAGCCGAGCCGCCCGCCCGCGAACGCGAACGCCTTGCTCATCGTGCGCGAGACGATCAGCTTGCGCGGGAAGGTTTCGAGCAGGGACACCGCGCTCGGCTGCGACGAGAACTCCGCGTACGCCTCGTCCACGACGACGATGCCCGGTGCGGCTTCGAGCACCGCGCTGAGCTCGTCGAACGGGATCGAGCCGCCGGTCGGGTTGTTGGGGCTGGTCACGAACACCACGTCGGGCTGCCGCTGCGCCACGATCGCGGCGGCGGCCTCGGTGTCGAGCGAGAAGTCCTCGCGCCGCGGCGTCGGCACCCAGTCCGTCCTCGTGCCCGCGGCGATGATCGGGTGCATCGAGTACGACGGCTCGAAGCCGAGCGCGCTGCGGCCGGGGCCGCCGAAGGCCTGCAGGATCTGCTGCAGGATCTCGTTGGACCCGTTGGCGGCCCACAGGTTCCGCTCGTCGAGCACCACGCGCGTGGCCACCGTGAGGTAGTCGGCGAGATCGCGGCGCAGCTCGACGGCGTCGCGGTCGGGGTAGCGGTGCAACGACTCCGCCGCCGCGCGCACCGCGGCCTGGACGTCCTCGACGAGTTCGACCGGCGGCGGGTACGGGTTTTCGTTGGTGTTGAGCCGAACGGCCACGTCGAGCTGCGGCGCGCCGTAGGGCGAGCGGCCGCGCAGGTCCTCGCGCAGCGGCAGCTCTTCGAGCGTGACGTCTTCGCCGAGCGTCATTTCGCGTCCCCCTCGAACCGGGCGGTCACGGCTTCGCCGTGGGCTGGCAGGTCCTCGGCGTTCGCGAGCGACACGACCTTCGGCGCGACCGCCCGCAACGCCTCCTCGCTGTAATCCACGACGTGGATCCCGCGCAGGAAGCTCTGCACGGACAGCCCGGAGGAGTGCCTCGCGAAACCGCCGGTGGGCAGTACGTGGTTGGACCCGGCGCAGTAGTCGCCGAGCGACACCGGGGCGTACGCGCCGACGAACACCGCGCCCGCGTTGCGGACCCGTGCGGCGACCTCGCGCGCGTCGGCGGTCTGGATCTCCAGGTGCTCGGCCGCGTACGCGTCGACCACCCGCAGCCCTTCGTCCACAGTGGACACCAGGATGATGCCGGACTGCTTTCCTCCCAACGCTTCCGCGACGCGTTCGGTGTGCTTCGTCGCGGGGACCCGCGTCTTCAGCTCCGTCTCGACCTCGTCGGCGAGCTGCTCGGAGGTGGTGACCAGCACGCTCGCGGCGAGCGGGTCGTGCTCGGCCTGGCTGATCAGGTCGGCCGCGACGTGCGCGGCGTCGGCGGTGCCGTCGGCGAGGATCGCGATCTCGGTCGGCCCCGCCTCGGAGTCGATGCCGATGATGCCGCGGAGCATGCGCTTGGCCGCGGTCAGGTAGATGTTGCCGGGACCGGTGACGATGTCGACGGCAGCCAGCTCGGCGCCGTCGGTGTCGGCGGCGCCGTAGGCGAGCAGTGCGACCGCCTGCGCGCCGCCGACCGCCCACACCTCGTCGACGCCGAGCAGCTCGGCCGCGGCGAGGATGGTCGGGTGCGGCAGCCCGCCGAACGCGGCCTGCGGCGGCGAGCACAGCACGAGCGAGCCGACCCCGGCGATCTGCGCTGGCACCACGTTCATCACCACGGTCGACGGGTAGACCGCGAGCCCGCCCGGCGCGTACAGGCCGACGCGCGCCACCGGAACCCAGCGCTCGGTGACCGTGCCGCCCTCGGCGACGGTGGTGGTGACGTCGGCGCGCCGCTGGTCGGCGTGCACCTTGCGGGCGCGGTCGATCGACTCTTCGAGTGCCGCGCGGACGTCGGCGTCCAGTTCGGACAGTGCACGGGTCAGCTCCGCCGCGGGCACGCGTACGCGCGAGGGCCGCACGCCGTCGAACCGCTCGGTGTAGTCGAGTACCGCTTCGACCCCGCGCTCGCGGACCGCGTCCACCACCGGCCGCACCTGATGCAGGGCGGCGTCCACATCGATCTCCGCGCGCGGCAGCGTGGCACGCAGCTCGGCGGGTGACAGGGAGCGCCCTCGCAGGTCGGTACGGTTCAGCATGCCCCAAGGGTACGAGGTGGGCCATCCCACGCTCGGGGCGCCGTAGGCTCGGCTGCGCCGGGCCGGAAACGATCAGGAGGTTGCCGTGGTGCGCATCGGACTCTGCCAGCTGACCTCGAGCGAAGATCCCGCCAAGAACCTGGTGCTGGTCCGCGACGGCGTGGCCGAAGCGGCCGGCGCCGGCGCGGAGGTAGTGGTGTTCCCCGAGGCGACCATGGCCAGGTTCGGGGTGCCGCTGGCGCCGCTCGCGCAGCCGCTCGACGGGCCGTGGGCGACCGAGGTCGCGAAGGTCGCCGCCGAGCACGACGTGCTGGTCGTCGCCGGGATGTTCACCCCGGCCGACGACGGCAGGGTGAAGAACACGCTGCTGGTGACCGGGCGCGGCGAGCACCTCGGCTACGACAAGATCCACCTTTACGACGCCTTCGGCTTCCGCGAGTCCGACACCGTCGCACCCGGTGACGCCCCGGTCACGGTGGCCGTCGACGGCATCGTGCTCGGCCTCGCGACCTGCTACGACCTGCGGTTCCCCGAGCTGTTCCGCGGACTCGCGGACGCGGGCGCGGCCGCCGTACTGGTGCCGACCTCGTGGGGCGCCGGCGAGGGCAAGATCGAGCAGTGGCAGGTGCTCGTGCGCGCGCGGGGCCTCGACTCGGGGTGCTGGATCGTCGGCTGCGGGCAGGCCGACCCGGCCGCGACGGGCATCTCGGTCAACCCGAAGGCGCCGACCGGGATCGGGCATTCCCTGGTCGCGGACGGGTTCGGCCGCGTGCACGCGCAGCTCGGCGCGGAACCGGGCGTGACCGTCGTCGAAATCGACCCCGAGCTGCCGGAGAAGGCGCGCGGCGCCACCGGGGCGCTGGCGAACCGGCGGTTATGACCCCTGCTCGTAGGCGATGCCCTCTTCGATCGCGAGCCGCGTCAGCTCGGGACGGCGGCGGCGCCCGGTCTTGTCCCTGATCCGGTCCAGGTAGGAGCGCACGGTCCGCACGCTGATCGACATCAGCTCGGCGATGTCCTGGTCCCGTTCGCCCGCGGCGACCAGCGAGAGCACCTGCCGTTCGCGTTCGGACAGCACGAGCTTCGGGCCCGCGTTCCGTTCCCGCGACGAGTTCAGCACGAACGAGGCCAGCGTCGGCGAGACGTACGAATTGCCCGCCGCGATCTCCCTGATGGCGCGCAGGATCTCGTCGCCGTCGGCGTCCTTCGACAGATAACCGCGCGCGCCCGCCGAGATCGCGCCGAGCACCTCGGTCTGTCCCGCGTGCGCGGACACCACGAGGACGCGGTGCCCCATGCCGACGACCTCGAGCACAGCGGCCGCGTCGGCGACCCCGCGCAGCTTGAGGTCCAGCACCACGACGCTGCCCGCGGGCTGGCGGCACACCGCGAACCTGGCGACCGAGTCGGCGACCGCGCCCAGTTCGACATCCGGCGCCTCCTCCAGCACGCGCGCGACCGCGGCGCGGTAGAGCGGGTGGTCCTCGATCACGGCCACCTTGATGTTTTCCGGCGTCCCCATCACATCCCCCTCACCCCGAACCAGCCCCGGTCACCGGTACCGCGGCGGCCGCGGGATCGAGCGCGGGCCCGCTCGGCAGCGCGGCGAGGGTCCCCGCCGCCACCGGCTGCCTCGGCACCGCACCGTAGCCCAGCGCGGCCAGTGCTTCCCGGCTCACCACGGGATACTTCACCCCGGTATCGGTCACCAGGTACGTCGTTCCCGAATCGACACCGGGTGCTGTCTGCTCCGCGACCACCGCGCCGCCGGACGGCGGCACGGACACCTCGTCGGCGACCCGCCCGTCCTGCTTCGCCATCGTCGCGATCGGACGCGCTCCGCCCGGCAACGGCAGCCGGTCCGAGATCGTCACCCGCGCGTCGCCGTCGCGGGCGCACACGGTAACCGACGTCCCGGTGACCGTGACCGGGACCGGGATCCGCCCCGGGTACCCGGCGGCGTCCTCTCCCCCGGCCGTCTGCTTCCCGGCGTGCTTCGGCGCACGCGCGACGGCGGCGACGTCCGCGGGCTCGGGGCCGCCGGGGACCAGCGCCGCCTGGGTTTCGGTGATCGCTTCGAGCCCGTCGGCACGGACGAGGTAGTAGCCGTCCTCGCCGACGCGCAGCACCTGCCCGGTCTTCGTCGCCTTCCCGCCGACCGACGGCCCCCGCTCGCCGGCGCCGTCGGCTTCGAGGAAGGCGAGGTCCCGCCCCGCGGGCACGGTGCCGAGCCAGCGCGGCGACACCGCGATCGGCATGCGCTGGTCGTAGTGCAGCGCCACGAGCGCCTCGTCGGTGAGGCGGAACCGGTGGCCCGCGCTGATCAGGTACCGCGAACCGTCCGGCAGGCGCACGAGAAGGCCTTCGCGCGGCCCGAGCACGCGACCCGAATCACCCGCGACGAGCAGCACCGACGACGTGGGATCCGCCGACGACGGCGCGTCGCGGCTGGTGCGCGAGCAGTTCGTCCAGGCGGTGGTGACCAGCCGTTCCGGGGCTGGCAGCGAATCCGGCGCGCCGACGATCCCGATCCCGGCGCCACGGGCCGCGGTCGCGAGCTTCTTCGCGGGCACGGTCACGTCGGCGTTCGGCGCGGCACCGGCGAGCAGGCGCGCGGACGAGTAGTTGAGCACCGGGTGCAGCACGCCGTCCTGGCCCAGCACGAACCGCGCGCCCGTGCCCTCCTCGACGATCACGTGCCCGCCGGAGAGCCAGTCCTTGCCGCCGCCGGGGCTCAGCAGGCCGAGCACCCCGCACACCGCGGTCACCAGCACGGCCACCGCGAGCCCGGCCGCGGTGCCGAGCACGAGGCGCCTGCTCGGCGACACCGGGTGGTTGGCGTCCGCGGCGACGAGCGCGGAAACCAAGCGGCGGCGCAGGAACTGGTACGCCTGGATCTGGTCTCGCTGGGTCCACACCCCGCCCGTGTCTCCCTCGATCAACTCGCGGAGGATCATCGTAGGCACCCGCGGCACCCGCCGGTGTGGGCAATTTTTCCGGCAGAGCGCGGAAATCCCGCCGCTAGCGTGGACGCCTCCTGACCAGAGGAGGTGGGCGGTGACCGCCGCGTGGCTGTTTCCGGTGCGGGTGCGCCAGATCGTGGTGTGGGAACTCGCCGCCGTCGCGGTGCTCGCGGTGTCCGGTTTCGGCGAGGTGCCGCGGATCGCGGTGTCTTCGGTCGCCGCGCTCGCCGTGCTCACGACGTCGGTCAGGATCGGCGGCACGCACTTCGCGGGCTGGGCGGCGGCGTGGCTCGGCTACCGCTTCCGTTTCCGGGGTGCCCCGCCCACCGCGAACATCGAGATCCGCGAACACGTCGACCGGGCGGGAAACCGGTTCGGCGTCGCGCGGACCGGTGACGGGTGGAGCTGCGTGATCCGGCTCGCCGGTACCGCGGCGGCGAGCCCCGTCGCGCTCCGCGACAGCGTCCTCGAAGCGTTCCGCCGCACCGATATCCCGCTCGCGAGCGCGCAGGTTCTCGTGTGGACAGTGCCCACTCCCGACGACGGCGCGCCGCTCAGGGTGCGTTGGCTCGCGGTGCGGTACCGGCCCGAGGCGGAGCCGCTCGCCGCCACGGCGAGGGGCGGCGGAGAACTCGGCGCCCTCCGCGCCACCGTGAGCGCCGCGCTCGGAATCGTTGGCAGGCTGGCGGAATCGGGCTGGGAAAGCGCTGTCCTGGACGCGGCCGAACTCGAAGAAGACCTCCGGGCGGCACTCGGCGCGAACGACGAGGACATCGCCGACGGCTGGCGCGCCTGGCGGGCGGGCGCCGTCACGCAGACCTGCCACGCGCCGCTCGGACGCCCGGACTCCCCGCACGTCCTGGACGGTTACGCCGACGGCGCCGCCTTCACCGCCACCTCGCTCGTCGTCGACCGCGACCCGAGCGGCCACGAGCGGATCACCACCACGATCAGGATCGGCGGCACGGACGCCGCGCTGCCGTTCAGTACCCGGCCCCTGCACGGCAGGCACGGCGCCCACGTCCGCCGCTCGCTCCCACTGGCCCTCCCCTGACGGCTGCTGTCCCCTGAAGGTGGCCTTCGCGGCACTCAATGCCGTGAAGGCCACCTTCAGGGCATGTCCTCCGGGGCCTTCGCTCGCACGCCGCAAGGGTGAAAAGGGGCACTGAGCTGCGAGAATCCATCATGGCACCAAAATGGGGTTGCAGTGGCGCCATCGTGGTGCCATAGTAGTGCCATGAACCTGGCGCAGTATGTCGACAACCTCCGCCACGAACTCGCGGTGGCCGCCGAGGCTGCCGGCGAGGAGGCGCGAACGCTCGCTGAGCGTCTCACGGCACCGCTCGAGTCGGCCGTTCGGCTCACTCTCCTCAACGCGCTGTCCGCGGCGGCGGACGAGATCACCCGCGATCTCGCGCCCGGTTCCGTGGACGTGCGCCTGCGCGGCCTCGACCCCGACTTCGTGGTGAAGATGCCACCGAAGGAGACGCCCTTCGACGACGCGGACGCCGAGCCGGAACCGCAGCCCGCGCCCCCGGTCTCCGACGAGGCCGCGACCTCGCGGATCAACTTCCGCCTCCCCGACCACCTCAAGGTCCGGGTCGAGGAGGCGGCGACCGGCGAGGGTCTTTCGGTGAACGCCTGGCTGACCCGCGCGGTGTCCGCGACCCTCGACGCGCGCCAGGCCCCGCGCCGCACCGGCAGGACCGACTCGTGGGGCTCGCAGCGCTACACCGGCTGGGTCCGCTAGGAGGTGTTTTGAAGTGGTTTGCGTAGCGGCGCGGGTAGGAGAACCTGACGCCGGTGCGAGCTGACTGCCCAAATCAAGCGGCTCCGCCGCTTTGAAACACGAACTAGCCCTTCCCTTCCGCCACTCGACGACCAAGGCCCGTCAGGAGCGCACCACCATGCCCACTTTCGACACCCCGGAACCGATCTCGGTCACCCTCGAGCTCGTGGCGTGCGATGTCGAAATCATCGCGAGCGACCGCGTCGACACGGTCGTCGAAGTCCGCCCCCGCGACGCGAGCAAGGACATCGACCGCAAGGAGGCCGAGCGGACCACAGTCGACTTCGTCGGCGGCAAGCTCCGGGTCAAGACCTCGAAGCGCGGTACCTACTTTTCGCGCACCGGCGTGATGGCGGTGACGATCGAACTGCCGACCGGCTCGCACGTGCAGGGCACGACGAGCATGGGCGACTTCATCGCCGACGGCAGGCTCGGCGATTGCGTGTTCACGACGTCGGCAGGCGACATCCGGCTCGGCGAAACCGGTTCACTGAAGGCGAAGACGACCCACGGCGCGCTGACCGTGACCAAAGTGGACGGTGACGCCGACCTCACCGGTTCCGGCGAACTGCAGATCGGCGAGGTCACCGGGGACGGCCTGATCAGGAACATCAACGGCTCCTGCTGGATCGGCGACATCGCGGGAGACCTCAAGCTGAGTTCCGCGAACGGGGACCTCGCGACCGAACGGCCGCGGGGCTCCGTGATCGCGAAGACCGCGTACGGCACGGTCCGCGTCGAGCGTGCCGTACGCGGCACGATGGTGCTGGAAACGCAAAGCGGCAACGTGGAAATCGGGATCGCCGACGGCACCGCGGCCTGGCTGGACGTGCGCACCTGGTACGGCTCCGTGCAGAGCGCACTGGACAACTCCGAAGCGCCGTCGCAGACCGAGGAAGCCGTCGAGGTCAGGGCAAGGACTTGGTACGGCGACATCGTGGTCCGCCGAGCCTGAGAGCGACAACCTCCTTTCCGCGCCTTTCGAGCACAAGGCGCGGCAGCTCGACCATGCCCGGGAAATCCCGGGCGAAACCAGGTGAAGAAAAGGGGAACACCATGGGGAATTCGATCGATGTAAGCGCTTACCGGACTGCGGAGAAACTGCTTTTCCACAACCGGTCCAAGCTCGTACGGGGCCTGAAGGTCAAACCGAACTGGCTCGACGGCGGCGCGCGGTTCTGGTACAAAGTGGACGGTCCGGGCGAGGCGGAGACCGTGCTGGTCGACCCGGCGGCGGGCACCCGCGAACCGGGTTACGCCCCCGAGCCCGGCCCCGAACTCGGTTTCGGGTCGGTACTGTCCCCCGACAAGCGCCACGCGGTGTACCGCGACGGCCACGACGTCTGGCTCCATTCGCTCGACGACGGCACCAAGAAACCGCTGACCACCGACGGCGAACCGGACTACGAATACGGGACCGCCCCGGCCGCGATGACCCCGTCGACGTTGTTGCGCCGCTTTGGTGTCGCCGAGCTGCCGCCCGCGGTGGCCTGGTCTCCGGACTCGACGCGGGTGCTGACGCACCGCACCGACCAGCGCGGGGTGCGCGAAACCACGCTGGTGGACGCGATGCCGCCGGAGGGCGGTGCGCCGAAGGCGCGCACCCAGCGCTACGCCTTCCCCGGCGACGAGAAGTACCCGCACGCCGAACTCGCCGTGCTCGACGTGCGCACGGGCGAGGTGGTGCGCGCCGACGCGGAACCGGTCGGCATGCCGGTGTTCTCCCCGGTGAACAGCAGGCAGGCGTGGTGGGCCGAGGACGGTTCGGCGGTCTACTACCTCCGCGGCACGCGCGACATGCGGACGCTGCGCCTGCACCGGCTCGACCCCGCCACCGGAGAAGTGACGACGCTGATCGAAGAAACCGGCCCCACCAGGGTCGAGCCGACGCAGGCGATGGCGGGCAAGCCGATCGTCCGGATCATCGGCGGCGGCGCCGAAGTGCTCTGGTACTCCCAGCGCGACGGGTGGGGCCACCTCTACCGCTACGACGCCGCCTCCGGCGAACTGCTCGACCAGGTCACCTCCGGCGAGTGGCCGGTGCAGGAGATCCTGCACGTCGACGAGGCCGCGCGCGTCGTCTACTTCGTCGCCGCGGGGCTGATCGCCGAGGATCCCTACCGCAGGACGGTGTGCCGCGCCGGGCTCGACGGCACCGGGTTCGCGAAGATCACCGACGACGAGTTCGACCACGTGGTTTCGGTACCGGACAACGGTTCCTACTTCATCGACTCGGCGTCCACAACGGACACTCCGCCGGTGATCACGGTACGCGGCTGGGACGGGCGGGTGCTCGTGGAACTGGAGCGCACGGACATCTCGGCGCTGCTCGAGACGGGCTGGCGGCCGCCGGAGCGCTTCCGCACGAAGGCGGCCGACGGGGTCACCGACGTCTACGGCCTGCTGTACCTGCCGCACGGCTTCGACCCGGAAAAGTGGTACCCGGTGCTCAACCGACCCTACCCGTCGGTGCAGATGAACACCATCAGTCCGGCCTTCGACCAGAGCTGGTTCGGGTGCGATTCCGAAGCGTCGGCGGCGCTCGGGTTCGTCGTGGTGCTCGTGGAGGGCCGCGGAACGGCGGGGCGCGGCAAGGCGTTCCACGACCTGTCCTACGGGCACCTCGCCGACGCGGGCGGGCTCGCCGACCACGTCGCGGCGATCGAGCAGCTCGCGGAAACGCGGCCGTGGATGGACCTCGACCGGGTCGGCGTGTACGGCCTGTCGGGCGGCGGGTTCGCCACCGTGCGCGGGCTGTGCGAGTTCGGCGACTTCTACCACGTCGGCGTCGCCATCTGCGGCAACCATGACAACCGCTACTACCACCTCGGCTGGGCGGAGGCCTACGACGGCCCCAACCCCGCCGCGTGGGCCGCCGCGTCCAATGTGGACATCGCAGACCGGTTGCGCGGCAAGCTGATGCTGATCCACGGCGGGATGGACGACAACGTCCACCCCGAGCACACGATGCGCCTCGTCGACGCCCTCGTCGACGCCGACAAGGACTTCGACCTGCTGATCGTCCCCGGCGCGGAGCACCTGTTCTTCGGGTACCAGCACTACCTCGAGCGCCGCAAGTGGGACTTCCTCGTCCGCAACCTGATGGACCTCGAACCCCCGGCGGGCTTCCGGCTCACGCCAGCCGAACTGGACCTCGAACTCATCGCCGAGATGTTCGGGTCCTGACGTACACAGTTCGGTGGCCGCGAGGACACGGGACCGCGAACGGCCACCCGGCCCGTGCACGACCGCGTTAGGTTCGTGCACGGGCCGGACAGCGGCCATCGGAACGCGGAAAGTGGGGCTATGACCGGGAACGGTGCGCACGAGGACGGTCTCGATCGGCTTCAGGCCGCCCTGTCCGCGCGGGCCACGATGAAGCGCTGGGCCGAAGGTGCGGAACTCGTCGAAGTCGTCCGCGCCGCCCACGACGCGGGATGGCTCGCGCGGTTGCGGGACGAGATCACCGCGGAGGACCTGGCGTCGGATGCCGGTGTCCCGGTCGGCCAGGTCTCGGACGTGCTGGCGGTACTCGTTTCGGCGGGGGTGGTGCGTGCCGGGGAGACCTCGTTCCGGCTGTGCCCCGCCTTCGACGCACTGGTCGCCGGTGCCTCCGGCGTCGACATCCGCACCGTGCTCGACGCGCTGGACCTCGCGCGCGGCCAGGCGGGCCGGGTCGCGAAGCCGGGCCGCCTCGACGGCGCGCGGGCACTGGTGCTCGCCCGCGACTGGGGAGTGCGGGCGAGCACCGGGGCGCGCGAGCTGTACGGACTGCTGTACCAGGCACTGCCGGAATACCGGGATCGGCTCGCCCGCGGCGGCCCGCTGCTCGACGTCGGCAGCGGCGTCGGCGGCGCGCTGCTGACCACCGCGACCCTGTTCGACGAACTCCGCGCCGTCGGTGTCGAAATCGTCGCCGAGACGGCCGCCGAAAGCCGCCGCCGTGCGCGGGAAGCCGGTGTCGCCTCCCGCGTGGAGATCCGGACCGCCGATGCGCGAACCCTGACCGACGAAGGCGCCTTCACCGTTTCCTACTGGGCGCAGGCGTTCTTCCCCGCCGATACGCGCGCCGAAGTGCTCGCCGCGATCTTCCGCGCGCTGCGTCCCGACGGCCTGCTGCTGATGCAGGAACTGTTCCCCCGCGACGAACCCACCACCGGCACCCGGCTCGATCAACTCTTCTACCGGCAGCAGAACCTCGCGTTCGGACTCTCCGCCGACGCCCTCGTCACCGAAGCGGCCGCCGCCGGGTTCGAGGACGCGCGGATCCTCGACAGCCCGGTGGGAAAGCTCGTCCTGGCGCGAAAACCGGTCTCCTGACGCATGCCGTCCGCGAGTGATTCCCTTGCCCCGAAAGATGCTCCTCTAGAGGTCGGGGCGGCCCCGAGTCCCCGAAGGTGGCCTTCGGGGGACCATCTCGCACAATCACCGCGACCCGCATGCCCGGAAAGTGGCTTTCGGGGACCTGAGCGCCCTGAAGGTCACTTTCGGGGCGTGAACGCGGCTCAGGAGGCTAGCCGCGCACGGCTTCGTAGACGCCGGTGATCATCGCCGCCATCGGGACGAGTGACACGAGCGCGAGGAATTCGGCGATGTCCAGTACCCGGGCCCAGTACGGGGAGCGGTGGCCACGCGCGACGCGGCCCGCGTACGCGACGCAGATCGCGGCGGCCACCGCGACGACGAAGCCCGCCGGTAGCACCAACGCCCGGTCGCCGTCGAGCACCAGCCACACGGCGGCGAAGCCCAGTGCGGCGAAACCCGGCACGAGCAGCAGCACCCGATGGGAAGTGTCCGAATAGGACCGTGACCGCAGCGTCCACGCGACACCGAGCAGGGCGAGCAGACCGGCGTCCCAGCCCGATCCCCGTACCAGCACGGGAGCACAGCCGAGGAGGACCAGACCCGCGGCGACGAGCAGGCCGCCGAGCAGCCGTCGCGCGTACGCGGTCTGACCGACCATGTCCGCGCCGAGCGACGGGCGCTCGTCGGCACGGAAGGCGTCGATGTCGTCCGGTACGCGGGGCAGCGGGAGCTTGCCGAGGCGCAGCGCCAGCATCGGCGCGGCGGCGGTCAGCGCGGTGACGACGACCGCCAGCACCGCCGCGGCGGGCTCCGCGACCGAGCCAGCCAGCAGCACGACGGCCGTGGTGACGGCGCCGAGCGCGGCGGCGGCGGTGACCGCGACGAACCACGGCACCCGATCGGCCACCGAAACGGCCGCGAGCACGCCGTACGCGGTGACCGCGGCGAGGCCGCACCCCAGCGGCCCCGCGGCGAGCGAGAACGGCGGATGCGCTGGCAGCGCGGACATCCCGGCCAGCAACGCGGGCGCGAATCCGGCGACCGAGACGGCGACACCCGCCTCCGCGTCACCGTAGGCGCGGCTCAGCGCGCCACCGCCGAGGAGCAGCACCACCGCGAGCACTCCGCACGCGACCGGCGCGAGCGCGGTGCCCGCCGTCGAAGCCTGCAGCAGGACCGCGGAACCGACGAGCAGCACGGCGGCGGCGACCAGCCCGGCCCGCCGCGCCGCCTCGGGACCCCACGACCGCGAGGAAGAACCGGCGACGCTCGCGATCGAATCCACCACGTCGTCGAACAGCAACGGCGTGCGCGGCCGCTCCCGGGGGTTCAGGCAGAGGACTTCGCCGTCGCGGACCGCGGCGTCGGCCACGGTGAGCCCCGCCGCGAGCGGTGCGCCGCCGAGCCGGGACAGCACCCAGCCGGGGTGCTCCGGATTCGCCTGCCCTTCGGCATCGGCGAGCCGCACGAGCTGCGGCACCAGTTCCGCGAGCGTGCTCCGCGGTGGCAGCGCGACGTCCATTCTCGCCAGCGGGGTCACCACGGTGACGCGGCGGGCGGCCGTCACTCGCCCGGACCGGACTGGTCGAGCACCGGCGCGAACTTCGACCGGCTCGCCTCGGCCAGCTTCGCCAGCCCGTTGTTCACCGCCTCCAGCACGATCTCACCGAGGTTGCGGGCGTCGTAGCGGCGCGCGGCGCCGGGATCGATGTCGATCCCGGTGAACCGGCCGTCGCCGCGCAGGGTCGCGGTGACCTCGTTCCCGCGCGAATGCCCCTTGACCTCCATCGCTTCGACGCTGCGCTGGATCCGGTGCACCTGCTCGGTCTGCTCGCGCACCTGCGCGAGCAGCTCCTCCAGATCGGGCTCGGTGTTCACGGGGTTCCTCCTCAGTGGACGGATCGGGGTGGTCAACGGTCCATCGAGACGGAACCGTCCGCGTCGACGTCGATGTGCTGTTCGAACCGCTCACCGTCCACAGTGAACTGAAGGTCGATGTCGGCGTCCTTTCCGGACGGCACCTCGACCACCGTGGAGAAGTCACCGCGCTGGGTGCGGACGACCACGTCGCCGTCGGCGGGGTTCACCGGGATCCAGCTGTCGGGCCGCTGTCCGTTCGGCGACGAGGTGGCCAGCGCCGGCGGCACGTAGTCGGTGAAAGCGTGCTGCCCGGAAGCGCTCGCCACCGGCGCCGGGGCCTGCGGCGCGGCCACCGGCGTGCCACCGACGGCCGCGGCACCGGGCGCCGTCGCGCCTCCGCTCTTGTCGCC is part of the Amycolatopsis sp. CA-230715 genome and encodes:
- a CDS encoding DUF4097 family beta strand repeat-containing protein; protein product: MPTFDTPEPISVTLELVACDVEIIASDRVDTVVEVRPRDASKDIDRKEAERTTVDFVGGKLRVKTSKRGTYFSRTGVMAVTIELPTGSHVQGTTSMGDFIADGRLGDCVFTTSAGDIRLGETGSLKAKTTHGALTVTKVDGDADLTGSGELQIGEVTGDGLIRNINGSCWIGDIAGDLKLSSANGDLATERPRGSVIAKTAYGTVRVERAVRGTMVLETQSGNVEIGIADGTAAWLDVRTWYGSVQSALDNSEAPSQTEEAVEVRARTWYGDIVVRRA
- a CDS encoding S9 family peptidase, coding for MGNSIDVSAYRTAEKLLFHNRSKLVRGLKVKPNWLDGGARFWYKVDGPGEAETVLVDPAAGTREPGYAPEPGPELGFGSVLSPDKRHAVYRDGHDVWLHSLDDGTKKPLTTDGEPDYEYGTAPAAMTPSTLLRRFGVAELPPAVAWSPDSTRVLTHRTDQRGVRETTLVDAMPPEGGAPKARTQRYAFPGDEKYPHAELAVLDVRTGEVVRADAEPVGMPVFSPVNSRQAWWAEDGSAVYYLRGTRDMRTLRLHRLDPATGEVTTLIEETGPTRVEPTQAMAGKPIVRIIGGGAEVLWYSQRDGWGHLYRYDAASGELLDQVTSGEWPVQEILHVDEAARVVYFVAAGLIAEDPYRRTVCRAGLDGTGFAKITDDEFDHVVSVPDNGSYFIDSASTTDTPPVITVRGWDGRVLVELERTDISALLETGWRPPERFRTKAADGVTDVYGLLYLPHGFDPEKWYPVLNRPYPSVQMNTISPAFDQSWFGCDSEASAALGFVVVLVEGRGTAGRGKAFHDLSYGHLADAGGLADHVAAIEQLAETRPWMDLDRVGVYGLSGGGFATVRGLCEFGDFYHVGVAICGNHDNRYYHLGWAEAYDGPNPAAWAAASNVDIADRLRGKLMLIHGGMDDNVHPEHTMRLVDALVDADKDFDLLIVPGAEHLFFGYQHYLERRKWDFLVRNLMDLEPPAGFRLTPAELDLELIAEMFGS
- a CDS encoding SAM-dependent methyltransferase is translated as MTGNGAHEDGLDRLQAALSARATMKRWAEGAELVEVVRAAHDAGWLARLRDEITAEDLASDAGVPVGQVSDVLAVLVSAGVVRAGETSFRLCPAFDALVAGASGVDIRTVLDALDLARGQAGRVAKPGRLDGARALVLARDWGVRASTGARELYGLLYQALPEYRDRLARGGPLLDVGSGVGGALLTTATLFDELRAVGVEIVAETAAESRRRAREAGVASRVEIRTADARTLTDEGAFTVSYWAQAFFPADTRAEVLAAIFRALRPDGLLLMQELFPRDEPTTGTRLDQLFYRQQNLAFGLSADALVTEAAAAGFEDARILDSPVGKLVLARKPVS
- the eccD gene encoding type VII secretion integral membrane protein EccD, encoding MTAARRVTVVTPLARMDVALPPRSTLAELVPQLVRLADAEGQANPEHPGWVLSRLGGAPLAAGLTVADAAVRDGEVLCLNPRERPRTPLLFDDVVDSIASVAGSSSRSWGPEAARRAGLVAAAVLLVGSAVLLQASTAGTALAPVACGVLAVVLLLGGGALSRAYGDAEAGVAVSVAGFAPALLAGMSALPAHPPFSLAAGPLGCGLAAVTAYGVLAAVSVADRVPWFVAVTAAAALGAVTTAVVLLAGSVAEPAAAVLAVVVTALTAAAPMLALRLGKLPLPRVPDDIDAFRADERPSLGADMVGQTAYARRLLGGLLVAAGLVLLGCAPVLVRGSGWDAGLLALLGVAWTLRSRSYSDTSHRVLLLVPGFAALGFAAVWLVLDGDRALVLPAGFVVAVAAAICVAYAGRVARGHRSPYWARVLDIAEFLALVSLVPMAAMITGVYEAVRG
- a CDS encoding YbaB/EbfC family nucleoid-associated protein: MNTEPDLEELLAQVREQTEQVHRIQRSVEAMEVKGHSRGNEVTATLRGDGRFTGIDIDPGAARRYDARNLGEIVLEAVNNGLAKLAEASRSKFAPVLDQSGPGE